From Melitaea cinxia chromosome 3, ilMelCinx1.1, whole genome shotgun sequence, one genomic window encodes:
- the LOC123669158 gene encoding F-box/SPRY domain-containing protein 1, protein MNTYDNDICDYAIAELVADHFLENIFSYLNLRDLKNCALVCKTWLRILSDENNDVWRLHCVKRLAEEVMKSDLLSNLSTYKSKLRAFYHAWSPYDCSRNIYIKPNGFTLHRNPVAQSTDACRGKIGFYRGRHSWEVIWEGPLGTVAVIGVSTKEAPLQCQGYVGLLGSDEHSWGWNLVDNQLLHNGDTHGRYPILNNCPKYQVGERIRVILDCEGHTLSFERNHEFLGVAFRGLPYRKKLFPTVSAVYGNTEVSMVYLGVPADG, encoded by the exons ATGAATACATACGATAACGATATTTGTGATTACGCTATTGCCGAACTTGTGGCCGATCATTTTTTAgagaatatattttcttatttaaatttgcgCGATCTTAAAAATTGCGCACTAGTGTGTAAGACATGGCTTAGAATTTTAAGTGATGAAAATAATGATGTTTGGAGATTGCATTGCGTTAAAAGATTGGCTGAAGAAGTCATGAAATCAGATTTACTTTCAAATCTATCTACTTACAAGTCCAAACTGAGAGCCTTTTACCACGCTTGGAGCCCTTATGATTGCTCGaggaatatttatattaaacctaACGGATTTACTCTACACAG aaaTCCAGTAGCCCAAAGCACAGATGCATGTAGAGGAAAAATCGGTTTTTATAGAGGTAGGCACTCATGGGAAGTTATTTGGGAAGGACCACTGGGAACTGTAGCAGTAATTGGTGTGTCAACAAAAGAAGCTCCATTGCAATGTCAGGGTTACGTAGGGCTTTTAGGTTCTGATGAACATAGCTGGGGTTGGAATTTAGTTGATAATCAATTATTACATAATGGAGACACTCATGGACGTTATCCTATTCTTAATAATTGTCCAAAATACCAA GTTGGAGAACGCATACGAGTAATTCTAGACTGTGAAGGACACACTTTATCTTTTGAGAGAAATCATGAATTTCTAGGAGTGGCATTCCGAG gccTTCCTTACAGGAAAAAGTTGTTCCCAACTGTGTCAGCAGTTTATGGTAACACAGAGGTTTCTATGGTTTACCTAGGGGTACCAGCAGATGGCTAA
- the LOC123669442 gene encoding integrator complex subunit 10, which yields MPAVEKTLEDDENYIISRAKEAQKHNIYSAKAWMLTAKTLFPTNFKIQFEAYLMEKQSGNVQEAAECFSSLMMSPQRMPELLTEISAIANALKTNEPCFLSQMFDNISPDIQLNILKTSVENSDDTMEHCRLLVLLLKKFPQLGVDSLVKTLINAEEFFYDNRYARLLVVETLPLLNSLESPRLLQRLVIKAIDFYNSYIYDETEHDITDPWQRLYGILELLGRQLGWDSYLVNYSNSLNKESYFQKLLGLRNFDDCRQLLYCGVVFFLRSLYEHKSLKGNHILVEALSDPDLPPSKRRKGDIEVTGVSANQFQAAANCWELLHRNEVITREFIKLTSQLQVKPWLEGFSEELALFRGRYDEACPPPTTNNITALVSKVSINFFQQNYSACIENILATLPVLPTVEGVLEPDLIIGGKHRHLHFLPLTKFAIMHYFCTLLIRILIKTGNNTDLAYGHVLVLMQLGWPQEEAIFIHIMEAIRKKGVFHYHLFPTYIIHIDLLEELSFIWNEQGKNVALDILPNSQQHLGQRRIGTRGADKGVKEDFKQAMKAQVARSNESILNLIIQFINAERSYFLQSL from the coding sequence atGCCTGCCGTAGAAAAGACTCTTGAAGACGATGAAAACTATATTATATCAAGAGCAAAAGAAGCTCAAAAACACAACATTTATTCGGCTAAAGCTTGGATGTTAACAGCTAAAACATTGTTTCCAACAAATTTTAAGATTCAATTTGAAGCTTACTTAATGGAAAAACAATCCGGAAATGTACAAGAAGCAGCCGAATGTTTTAGTTCTTTAATGATGTCACCACAAAGAATGCCAGAATTATTAACGGAAATATCTGCTATTGCTAATGCTCTTAAAACCAATGAACCATGTTTTTTGAGTCAAATGTTTGACAACATCTCTCCAGATATCCagttaaacatattaaaaacaagtGTTGAAAATAGTGATGACACTATGGAGCATTGTCGTTTACTAGTTctattattaaagaaatttcCACAACTAGGTGTAGATAGCCTTGTTAAGACGCTCATAAATGCTGAAGAATTTTTCTATGACAATCGATACGCTCGTCTTCTAGTTGTAGAGACATTGCCCTTACTCAACTCTTTGGAGTCACCTAGACTGTTACAACGCTTAGTGATTAAAGCCATTGACttttataattcttatattTATGATGAAACTGAGCATGATATTACAGATCCCTGGCAAAGACTTTATGGCATACTTGAATTGTTGGGAAGACAGTTAGGATGGGATTCTTATTTAGTTAATTACAGTAATAGTCTAAATAAAGAAtcctattttcaaaaattattaggTTTGCGAAATTTTGATGATTGTAGGCAACTTTTATATTGTGGGGTGGTATTCTTCTTAAGATCACTTTATGAGCACAAATCTCTTAAAGGTAACCATATACTTGTTGAAGCTTTGTCTGACCCTGACCTCCCACCATCAAAGAGAAGAAAAGGTGATATAGAAGTTACAGGAGTTTCAGCCAACCAGTTTCAAGCAGCTGCAAATTGTTGGGAACTTTTACATCGAAATGAAGTTATAACAAgagaatttataaaactaacttCACAGCTGCAAGTTAAACCTTGGTTAGAAGGTTTTTCTGAAGAATTAGCCTTGTTCAGAGGAAGATATGATGAGGCTTGTCCGCCCCCAACAACTAATAATATAACTGCTCTTGTATCAAAAGTGTCTATAAATTTCTTTCAGCAAAACTACAGTGCTTGTATTGAAAACATATTGGCCACACTTCCTGTATTACCTACTGTTGAAGGAGTATTGGAGCCTGATCTAATTATTGGTGGAAAACATCGTCATCTACATTTCCTACCTTTAACTAAATTTGCTATTATGCATTATTTCTGTACTCTACTTATAAGAATTCTCATAAAAACTGGAAATAATACTGATTTAGCTTATGGACATGTATTAGTATTAATGCAACTAGGGTGGCCACAAGAGGAAGCCATTTTTATACACATTATGGAAGCAATTAGAAAGAAAGGTGTTTTTCATTACCATCTTTTTCCAACATATATAATTCATATTGACTTGTTAGAGGAGTTAAGTTTTATTTGGAATGAACAAGGCAAAAATGTTGCTTTAGACATTCTACCGAACTCACAGCAACATCTTGGACAACGAAGAATTGGTACGCGAGGTGCAGATAAAGGTGTCAAAGAAGATTTTAAACAAGCAATGAAAGCACAAGTCGCAAGAAGCAATGAATCTATACTAAATctaataattcaatttataaatgcAGAAAGATCATATTTTTTGCAGTCTTTGTAA
- the LOC123669441 gene encoding transcription initiation factor TFIID subunit 5, whose translation MGDKSTPLLAVLQLLRKYDLKGTEEILRKEANLGDAEYENLDLPEVELASILTAHHTESDPYSYEFAYESLKKFVENSLDVYKYELSTFLYPVFVHMYLILILYDHKEHAVKFLDKFGPEQEDYYQEDLKRLAMVENKEQIKGNELAEIYNSNKFQVQLSRDASTQLKRYLHEQKSSPVIINIINNHIQIDIHDGPGRTQAQVKSTIGGLLGEASRNDNRTKVYYGLLKEPDIQVLPPPVEDEDEADETPDKPKKKKAKKDNIFMKKPKSDPNAPPNDRIPLPELKETDKIEKGKAIREASKRVPLGPDSLPSICFYTLLNSGQTAICADICDDSTLLAVGFNNSSIKVWTLTTNRLRGMKSADKLQDIDREAGDVLVRMMEEKDRDTCRTLFGHSGPVYKVAFDPFKTMLLSCSEDSTVRLWSLQCWTCLVVYRGHVWPVWDVRWSPYGHYFASGGHDRTARLWATDHHQPLRIFAGHHSDVDCIQFHPNSNYIATGSSDRTVRVWDCLTGSQVRIMTGHKSTPFTLAFSTCGRWLASGAGSGEIVVWDISTGLPTATLPPMHVAPVHALAFSRDGTLLCSGSLDSTIKLWDFSLITDENTSDEGGANNATQKEEKFLLRSFATKNSPIKNLHFTRRNLLLAVGSYEGSS comes from the exons atGGGAGATAAATCAACTCCACTTTTAGCTGTTCTTCAACTTCTACGGAAGTATGACTTGAag GGTACTGaagaaattttaagaaaagaaGCTAATTTAGGTGACGCCGAGTATGAAAATTTAGATTTACCCGAAGTTGAACTTGCTAGTATTCTAACAGCACATCATACTGAAAGTGACCCTTATAGTTACGAATTTGCATACGAAAGTCtgaaaaaatttgtcgaaaattCTTTGGACGTATACAAG tatgaACTTTCAACATTCCTGTATCCAGTATTTGTTCACATGTATTTAATCCTTATATTATATGATCACAAAGAACATGCGGTTAAATTTCTGGATAAATTTGGTCCAGAACAAGAAGATTATTATCAGGAGGACCTTAAACGGTTGGCAATGGTcgaaaataaagaacaaataaaGGGCAATGAATTAGCAGAGATATACAA ctctAATAAGTTCCAAGTTCAACTGTCTAGAGATGCATCTACGCagttaaaaagatatttacatGAACAAAAAAGTTCTcctgttattataaatattattaataaccaCATTCAGATTGACATTCATGATGGTCCAGGTCGGACGCAAGCTCAAGTAAAATCGACTATAGGTGGACTATTGGGAGAAGCTTCAAgaaatg ATAACCGTACAAAAGTTTACTACGGGCTTCTTAAAGAGCCTGATATTCAAGTGCTTCCTCCTCCTGTTGAAGACGAAGATGAAGCTGATGAAACTCCAGATAAACCAAAAAAGAAAAAGGctaaaaaagataatatatttatgaaaaaaccCAAATCTGACCCTAATGCTCCTCCCAATGACAGAATACCATTACCAGAATT aaAAGAAACGGATAAAATAGAAAAAGGTAAAGCTATTAGAGAAGCTTCAAAACGTGTGCCACTGGGCCCTGACAGCCTGCCTTCTATTTGCTTCTACACACTACTAAATAGTGGCCAAACAGCTATTTGTGCGGATATCTGTGATGATTCCACGTTACTCGCTGTAGGCTTTAACAATTCTTCTATTAAG gtttGGACATTAACTACAAATAGATTGCGTGGTATGAAGTCAGCAGATAAATTACAAGATATTGATAGAGAAGCAg GTGATGTTTTGGTGAGGATGATGGAAGAAAAAGATAGAGATACATGTCGTACACTATTTGGACACTCTGGTCCGGTGTATAAAGTTGCCTTTGATCCATTTAAAACTATGCTGTTGTCCTGCTCTGAAGATTCTACTG taagacTATGGTCTCTTCAGTGCTGGACATGCCTAGTAGTGTATCGCGGGCATGTGTGGCCGGTGTGGGACGTGCGCTGGTCCCCCTACGGCCACTATTTTGCGTCAGGCGGCCACGACCGCACAGCTCGCCTCTGGGCGACTGACCATCATCAGCCTCTCAGAATATTTGCCGGTCACCATTCTGATGTTGAT TGTATACAATTTCACCCAAATTCAAATTACATTGCCACTGGATCCAGTGATCGCACTGTCAGAGTTTGGGACTGTTTAACAGGGTCACAAGTTCGAATAATGACTGGTCACAAA tcAACACCATTCACATTAGCCTTTTCCACATGTGGAAGATGGCTGGCCTCAGGTGCTGGGAGTGGAGAAATAGTTGTGTGGGACATCTCGACTGGCTTGCCTACAGCAACGTTACCACCAATGCATGTGGCGCCTGTACATGCGTTAGCTTTTAGCCGTGATGGAACCCTATTATGTTCTG GTTCCTTAGACTCTACTATCAAACTTTGGGATTTTAGCTTAATAACAGATGAAAACACATCTGATGAAGGAGGGGCTAACAATGCAAcacaaaaagaagaaaaattctTGCTACGATCTTTTGCAACAAAAAATTCgcctattaaaaatttacattttactaGACGAAACTTATTGTTAGCTGTTGGATCATATGAAGGAAGttcataa